In Aggregatibacter sp. 2125159857, one DNA window encodes the following:
- a CDS encoding M48 family metallopeptidase → MFKFAKTLTLVSIVGILTACADSASINQQAAMGYRDMINEAKSQNQIDSNSKTAQRVHKIFNKMVPYANRENQTGQAFDWQIEVIKSKELNAWAMPGGKMAFYTGLVETLNLTDDEIATVMGHEMAHALKEHGKKKANLSQFTNVIAGVAQAALATQIGSDGSTMVVGLAKDWGLDKPYSRSAETEADEVGLFLMAKSGYNPEAAPGLWDKMQKASTGSQGILDKLSSTHPSDKDRQANLLRLMPQALALYKQNKG, encoded by the coding sequence ATGTTCAAATTTGCTAAAACATTAACACTCGTCTCTATCGTCGGTATTTTAACAGCTTGTGCAGATTCTGCCTCAATTAACCAACAAGCGGCGATGGGCTATCGTGATATGATTAACGAAGCCAAATCCCAAAATCAAATTGACAGTAACTCCAAAACGGCGCAACGGGTACACAAAATTTTCAACAAAATGGTGCCGTACGCGAATCGCGAAAATCAAACCGGGCAAGCCTTTGACTGGCAAATCGAAGTGATTAAATCCAAAGAACTGAATGCTTGGGCAATGCCGGGCGGTAAAATGGCGTTTTATACCGGCTTAGTGGAAACTTTAAACCTCACAGATGATGAAATTGCGACTGTGATGGGGCATGAAATGGCGCACGCCTTAAAAGAACATGGTAAAAAGAAAGCAAACCTTAGTCAATTTACCAATGTGATTGCCGGTGTTGCTCAAGCTGCGTTGGCGACACAAATCGGTTCTGACGGTAGTACTATGGTTGTAGGCTTAGCAAAAGACTGGGGCTTGGACAAACCTTATTCCCGCAGTGCAGAAACCGAAGCGGATGAAGTGGGGTTATTCTTAATGGCGAAATCCGGCTATAACCCGGAAGCCGCACCGGGTTTATGGGATAAAATGCAAAAAGCCTCAACAGGCTCGCAAGGCATTTTAGACAAATTAAGTTCGACGCACCCAAGTGATAAAGATCGCCAAGCAAACTTATTACGTCTGATGCCACAAGCCTTGGCACTGTATAAACAAAATAAAGGGTAA
- a CDS encoding thymidylate synthase — protein MKAYLDLCQRIVNEGVWVENERTGKRCLTVINADLTYDVANNQFPLITTRKSYWKAAIAELLGYIRGYDNAADFRNLGTKTWDANANENLAWLNNPHRKGTDDMGRVYGVQGRSWRKPNGEHLDQLRKIINNLSKGIDDRGEILTFYNPGEFDLGCLRPCMHTHTFSLLGDTLYLTSYQRSCDVPLGLNFNQIQVFTLLALMAQITGKKAGQAFHHIVNAHIYEDQLALMRDVQLKREPFPSPQLEINPDIKSLEDLETWVTMDDFEVTGYQCHEPIKYPFSV, from the coding sequence ATGAAAGCTTATTTAGATTTGTGCCAACGCATTGTTAATGAAGGCGTTTGGGTAGAAAACGAACGTACCGGCAAACGCTGTTTAACCGTGATTAACGCCGATTTGACTTACGATGTGGCAAACAATCAATTCCCGTTGATTACCACCCGTAAAAGCTATTGGAAAGCCGCGATTGCAGAACTTCTAGGTTATATTCGCGGTTATGATAATGCCGCCGACTTCCGCAATCTTGGCACCAAAACCTGGGATGCCAATGCCAATGAAAATCTGGCTTGGCTCAATAATCCGCACCGCAAAGGCACGGATGATATGGGGCGCGTATATGGTGTGCAGGGCAGAAGTTGGCGTAAACCGAATGGCGAACATCTCGATCAGCTACGCAAAATCATCAATAACCTCAGCAAAGGCATTGATGACCGCGGTGAGATTCTGACGTTCTATAATCCGGGTGAATTTGATTTGGGTTGTTTGCGCCCTTGCATGCACACACATACGTTTTCCTTGCTGGGTGATACCTTATATCTCACCAGTTACCAACGCTCTTGTGATGTCCCGCTTGGCTTGAATTTCAACCAAATCCAAGTATTTACCCTTTTGGCGTTAATGGCACAAATTACCGGTAAAAAAGCAGGGCAAGCGTTCCATCACATTGTGAATGCACACATTTATGAAGACCAGTTGGCACTCATGCGTGATGTGCAATTAAAACGTGAGCCTTTCCCGTCACCGCAGTTGGAAATTAATCCGGACATTAAATCTTTAGAAGACCTGGAAACCTGGGTCACCATGGATGATTTTGAGGTAACGGGTTATCAATGCCACGAGCCGATTAAATATCCGTTTTCCGTCTAA
- the tadA gene encoding tRNA adenosine(34) deaminase TadA, with the protein MTESQQQLDEQFMRHALMLADKAEALGEIPVGAVLVSEEGEILGEGWNLSIIDSDPTAHAEIVALRQGGQRLQNYRLLNATLYVTLEPCTMCAGAILHSRIKRLVFGAADYKTGAVGSRFHFFEDYKMNHVIEITGGVLQQECSEKLSAFFQKRRAQQKEAKLAIPNKSNVETMNRD; encoded by the coding sequence ATGACTGAATCTCAACAGCAACTGGATGAACAATTTATGCGCCACGCCTTAATGTTGGCGGACAAAGCTGAAGCCTTGGGTGAAATTCCTGTGGGCGCCGTATTAGTGAGCGAGGAGGGGGAAATTCTTGGCGAGGGATGGAATTTATCGATCATTGATTCTGATCCCACAGCGCATGCCGAAATTGTGGCTTTACGCCAAGGCGGCCAGCGCTTGCAAAATTACCGCTTGTTGAACGCAACCTTATACGTCACCCTTGAACCTTGCACCATGTGCGCAGGGGCGATTTTACACAGCCGCATTAAGCGCTTGGTGTTTGGTGCAGCTGACTATAAAACCGGCGCAGTGGGTTCCCGTTTTCATTTTTTCGAGGATTATAAAATGAACCATGTCATTGAAATTACCGGTGGGGTGCTGCAGCAGGAATGCAGTGAAAAACTCAGTGCGTTTTTTCAAAAACGTCGTGCGCAACAGAAAGAAGCGAAATTAGCCATCCCGAATAAATCCAATGTCGAAACAATGAATAGAGATTAA
- a CDS encoding CDP-alcohol phosphatidyltransferase family protein, giving the protein MSINNLKYKFQHFLYPIAAQCDRLGIKASYITVFSSILSIVIGITVLLGGQSLFWLIPIGLFINLVLLNNLADILIYDFEHTSRCSRYLTKIIYVVAMTAAYIPFMFVAPFDPLQIGLVILLSALLDLNLLPKQKEENDEPYGGPLDKVDRAILLGEVAILYALFAPFNEALYWAPWVLVTSLVLTLIIRIKLNRANTPIPEEVQEEIHQELLEELKEKMK; this is encoded by the coding sequence ATGAGTATTAATAACCTCAAATATAAATTCCAACATTTTTTATACCCGATTGCCGCACAGTGTGATCGTTTGGGCATTAAAGCCAGCTATATTACGGTATTCTCTAGCATCCTCTCTATTGTCATTGGCATCACGGTGCTTTTAGGCGGGCAATCGCTCTTTTGGTTAATTCCAATTGGGCTATTTATTAACCTTGTCTTGCTGAATAATCTTGCCGATATTCTTATCTATGATTTTGAGCATACGTCTCGTTGCAGTCGATATTTAACCAAAATCATCTATGTTGTTGCCATGACAGCGGCATACATTCCTTTTATGTTTGTTGCGCCTTTTGATCCGCTACAAATCGGTTTAGTCATTCTACTTTCAGCGTTACTGGATTTAAATCTGCTCCCTAAACAAAAAGAAGAAAACGACGAGCCCTATGGCGGGCCGTTAGATAAAGTCGATCGTGCAATCTTACTTGGCGAAGTGGCGATATTATACGCCCTCTTTGCACCGTTCAATGAAGCACTTTATTGGGCACCGTGGGTATTAGTCACCAGTTTAGTCCTCACGCTAATCATTAGAATTAAACTCAACCGCGCGAATACGCCAATTCCAGAGGAAGTCCAAGAAGAAATTCATCAAGAGCTTTTAGAAGAACTAAAAGAAAAAATGAAATAA
- the mog gene encoding molybdopterin adenylyltransferase, translating into MDMRLKIGLVSVSDRASQGVYADQGIPELKHWLEQALVDPFTVVERLIPDEQAEIERVLCELVDEQHCHLVLTTGGTGPAKRDVTPDATLAIADREMPGFGEQMRQVSLHFVPTAILSRQVGVIRKDSLILNLPGQPKAIKETLEGVKDSEGKVLVQGIFSAVPYCLQLINGIYIDTNPAIITSFRPKSARRE; encoded by the coding sequence ATGGACATGCGGTTAAAAATTGGTTTAGTCTCCGTTTCAGATAGAGCCTCTCAAGGCGTTTATGCTGACCAAGGCATTCCCGAATTAAAACATTGGTTGGAGCAGGCTTTAGTGGATCCTTTTACCGTTGTTGAACGATTGATTCCGGATGAACAAGCTGAAATCGAACGAGTGTTATGTGAATTGGTGGATGAACAGCATTGCCACCTTGTGTTAACTACCGGCGGCACCGGTCCGGCAAAACGAGATGTCACACCGGATGCGACGTTAGCCATTGCCGATCGAGAAATGCCCGGTTTTGGTGAACAAATGCGTCAAGTCAGTTTGCATTTTGTTCCAACCGCCATTTTATCCCGGCAAGTCGGGGTGATTCGTAAAGATAGCCTTATTCTCAATTTACCGGGGCAGCCGAAAGCCATCAAAGAAACCTTAGAAGGCGTTAAAGACAGCGAGGGTAAGGTCCTTGTGCAAGGGATTTTTAGTGCGGTGCCTTATTGCCTGCAATTAATCAATGGCATCTACATTGACACCAACCCTGCGATTATCACCAGTTTTAGACCCAAATCAGCACGCCGTGAATAA
- the hemB gene encoding porphobilinogen synthase codes for MTQQIFTGFPTRRLRRMRKQDFSRRLMAEHKLTVDDLIYPVFIIEGENHREAVSSMPNVERLTIDQLLIEAGLLVKYGVPVIALFPVVEQAKKSLMAEEAYNPNGLVQRAVRALKAAYPDLGVLTDVALDPYTLHGQDGIIDEEGYVLNDITTDILIKQALSHAEAGADVVAPSDMMDGRIGRIRNALEEKGFINTLIMAYSAKYASNYYGPFRDAVGSSGNLKGGDKKTYQLDPANSDEGLQEVALDLEEGADMVMVKPGMPYLDLVYRVKQQFGVPTFAYQVSGEYAMHMAAIQNGWLKEKECIMESLLCFKRAGADGILTYFAKQVAEWLYLEGKNK; via the coding sequence ATGACACAACAAATTTTTACCGGTTTTCCAACCCGCCGTTTACGCCGTATGCGCAAACAGGATTTTAGTCGCCGCTTAATGGCGGAACATAAACTGACTGTTGATGATCTGATTTATCCCGTATTTATTATTGAGGGCGAAAATCATCGTGAAGCGGTGTCTTCCATGCCAAACGTAGAACGTTTAACCATCGACCAACTGTTAATTGAAGCGGGTTTATTGGTGAAATACGGCGTACCGGTGATTGCGTTATTTCCTGTGGTGGAACAGGCGAAAAAATCCTTAATGGCAGAAGAAGCCTATAATCCGAACGGCTTGGTGCAACGCGCAGTAAGAGCGCTAAAAGCCGCCTATCCTGACCTTGGCGTGTTAACTGATGTGGCACTTGACCCTTACACCCTACACGGACAAGACGGTATTATCGATGAAGAAGGCTATGTGCTGAATGACATCACTACTGACATATTAATCAAACAAGCCCTATCCCACGCTGAGGCTGGCGCAGATGTAGTTGCGCCAAGCGATATGATGGACGGTCGCATCGGCAGAATCCGCAATGCCTTGGAAGAAAAAGGCTTTATTAATACCCTCATCATGGCTTACTCCGCCAAATATGCCTCCAACTATTACGGCCCGTTCCGTGATGCTGTTGGCTCTTCCGGCAACTTAAAAGGCGGCGATAAAAAGACCTATCAATTAGATCCTGCTAACAGCGATGAAGGTTTACAAGAAGTGGCATTAGACTTGGAAGAAGGCGCTGATATGGTGATGGTGAAACCGGGTATGCCATATTTGGACTTAGTCTATCGCGTAAAACAACAATTCGGCGTACCTACGTTTGCCTACCAAGTTTCCGGTGAATACGCCATGCACATGGCAGCGATTCAAAACGGCTGGTTGAAAGAAAAAGAATGCATCATGGAATCTTTACTTTGCTTCAAACGTGCCGGTGCCGACGGCATTCTGACTTACTTCGCTAAACAAGTGGCAGAGTGGTTGTATTTGGAAGGGAAGAATAAATAA
- the tatC gene encoding Sec-independent protein translocase subunit TatC, which translates to MTSVDDTQPLITHLVELRNRLLRSIIFVAVVFVALVYFSNEIYNFVAAPLTANLPNGSSMIATNIATPFFTPIKLTGVVAIFISVPFLLYQIWAFVAPALYQHEKRLIYPLLFSSTLLFYLGVAFAYYVVFPLVFSFLTKTAPEGVAIATDISSYLDFVLTLFLAFGVCFEVPVAIILLCWTGVTTPEDLKAKRPYIIVGAFFIGMLLTPPDVFSQTLLAIPMCLLFEVGVFFARFYRPREEDEATQDENNTANH; encoded by the coding sequence ATGACCAGCGTTGACGATACTCAACCCCTCATCACTCATCTGGTAGAACTGCGCAACCGTTTATTACGCAGCATTATTTTCGTTGCTGTGGTATTTGTGGCGTTAGTTTATTTTTCCAACGAAATTTATAACTTTGTGGCGGCACCGTTAACCGCAAACTTGCCAAACGGCTCCAGTATGATTGCCACCAATATTGCCACGCCGTTTTTCACCCCAATTAAACTGACCGGCGTTGTCGCTATTTTTATTTCAGTCCCATTTTTGCTCTACCAAATTTGGGCTTTTGTGGCACCGGCATTATATCAGCATGAAAAACGCCTCATTTATCCGCTGCTATTTTCCAGCACGCTGTTGTTTTATCTAGGCGTAGCTTTTGCTTACTATGTGGTATTCCCGTTAGTGTTCAGCTTTTTAACTAAAACGGCACCGGAAGGGGTGGCAATCGCGACCGACATCAGTAGCTACTTAGATTTTGTACTGACGTTATTCTTAGCTTTCGGTGTTTGCTTTGAAGTGCCGGTGGCGATTATTCTGTTATGCTGGACTGGTGTTACCACACCGGAAGATTTAAAAGCCAAGCGCCCTTATATTATTGTCGGTGCGTTCTTTATCGGTATGCTTTTAACTCCGCCGGATGTATTCTCACAAACCTTGCTTGCTATTCCAATGTGTTTGTTATTTGAAGTGGGCGTATTCTTTGCACGATTTTATCGTCCGCGTGAAGAAGACGAAGCCACTCAAGATGAAAACAACACGGCTAATCACTAA
- the tatB gene encoding Sec-independent protein translocase protein TatB yields the protein MFDIGFSEVVLVCIVGLVVLGPQRLPVAIRTVMSWVRTVRGLAANVQNELKQELKLQELQDSIKKAESLNLKALSPELGKTVEELKASADKLRADLEQKAAQSNTTLQDQIKEMKSAVENSDENDNIHPGSNYRNPMANYDILDVEDFSEQNTEALAVAEMSRNTTALSPAEQAEQEEIELDDKLAYYINQYDPDNPLPANSENAHSEKTEQSSNKS from the coding sequence GTGTTTGATATTGGTTTTTCTGAGGTTGTCTTAGTTTGTATTGTGGGCTTAGTGGTACTAGGCCCACAACGTTTACCGGTAGCCATTCGCACGGTCATGTCTTGGGTGCGAACTGTTCGTGGCTTGGCGGCAAATGTACAAAATGAACTAAAACAAGAATTAAAATTGCAAGAGTTGCAAGACAGCATTAAGAAAGCGGAAAGCTTGAATCTTAAGGCGCTGTCTCCCGAATTGGGCAAAACCGTTGAGGAATTAAAAGCCTCTGCAGATAAGTTGCGTGCCGATTTGGAACAAAAAGCAGCACAAAGTAATACTACGTTGCAAGATCAAATCAAGGAAATGAAAAGTGCGGTAGAAAATTCGGATGAAAATGACAACATTCATCCTGGTTCAAATTATCGCAACCCAATGGCTAACTATGACATTCTTGATGTTGAAGATTTTTCCGAACAAAATACAGAAGCCTTAGCCGTTGCAGAAATGTCGCGAAATACGACCGCACTTTCTCCGGCAGAACAGGCGGAGCAAGAAGAAATTGAGCTAGATGACAAACTGGCTTATTACATCAATCAATATGATCCGGATAATCCTTTGCCGGCCAATTCAGAAAATGCCCATTCGGAGAAAACCGAACAATCCTCAAATAAAAGCTAG